Proteins found in one Mustela lutreola isolate mMusLut2 chromosome 12, mMusLut2.pri, whole genome shotgun sequence genomic segment:
- the EGFL7 gene encoding epidermal growth factor-like protein 7 yields MFSPRELLLLWFLVLVVGGTEHVFGPGRRVCAVGAPRGPESESFVQRVYQPFLTTCDGHRACSTYRTIYRTAYRRSPGPAAPRPRYACCPGWKRTSGLPRACRAAICRPPCQNGGTCIQPGRCHCPAGWRGDTCQTDVDECRAGQGTCPQHCVNTVGSYWCQCREGHGRSADGALCLPETGTPRVAPNPTTGVDSAVEEEVQKLRSRVDVLEQKLQLVLAPLHSLASRALEHGLPDPSSLLAHSFQQLDRIDSLSEQISFLEEQLGSCPCKEEL; encoded by the exons ATGTTCAGCCCCagagagctgctgctgctgtggttcCTGGTGCTGGTGGTGGGTGGCACTGAGCACGTCTTTGGGCCTGG CCGCAGGGTGTGTGCCGTCGGGGCTCCCCGGGGGCCCGAGTCAGAGTCCTTCGTGCAGCGAGTGTACCAGCCCTTCCTCACCACCTGTGACGGGCATCGAGCCTGCAGCACCTACCG GACCATCTACAGGACTGCCTACCGCCGCAGCCCTGGGCCGGCTGCCCCCAGGCCCCGCTACGCCTGCTGCCCGGGCTGGAAGAGGACCAGCGGgctccccagggcctgcagagCAG CGATATGCCGGCCACCGTGCCAGAACGGAGGGACCTGCATCCAGCCAGGCCGCTGTCACTGCCCTGCAGGATGGCGGGGTGACACCTGCCAGACAG ATGTGGATGAGTGCAGGGCTGGACAGGGTACCTGTCCCCAGCACTGCGTCAACACTGTGGGCAGTTACTGGTGTCAGTGTCGAGAAGGGCACGGCCGGTCTGCAGACGGCGCGCTCTGCCTGCCCGAGACAGGGACCCCCAGGGTAGCCCCGAATCCCACTACAG GCGTGGATAGCGCCGTCGAGGAGGAAGTGCAGAAACTCCGGTCACGGGTGGACGTCCTGGAGCAG AAGCTGCAGCTGGTGCTTGCTCCACTGCACAGCCTGGCCTCGAGGGCCCTGGAGCATGGGCTCCCGGACCCCAGCAGCCTCCTGGCTCACTCCTTCCAGCAGCTGGACCGCATCGACTCTCTGAGCGAGCAGATCTCCTTCCTGGAGGAGCAGCTGGGGTCCT GTCCCTGCAAGGAGGAGCTGTGA
- the AGPAT2 gene encoding 1-acyl-sn-glycerol-3-phosphate acyltransferase beta isoform X2 yields the protein MELWPWLTAALLLLLLLVQLSRSARFYAKITLYCALCVSASTVAAVVCLLRHHGRTVENMRIIKWFVVKFKYVFGLRFEIKGLQKLEVDHPCVIISNHQSILDMMGLMEALPERCVQIAKRELIFLGPVGLIMYLGGIFFINRQHSRTAMTVMADVGERMVRDNLKVWIYPEGTRNDNGDLLPFKKGAFYLAIQTQRLQLRPLEVVVGEAAGAYHPCNILQLLLLLQPQDEALHLRNHQGGSAGCRPHQGPHGGRCPQADGHLPPGHEDHLPPCVQDTPGEWGNRRAWFPANPVAEAWAGAGPGDRTGRARGRAWRETGERDVFPALVAQDHCVP from the exons ATGGAGCTCTGGCCGTGGCTGACCGcggcgctgctgctgctgctgctgctcgtgCAGCTGAGCCGCTCGGCCAGGTTCTACGCCAAGATCACCCTGTACTGCGCGCTCTGCGTCTCGGCCTCCACGGTGGCCGCGGTCGTCTGCCTGCTGCGCCACCACGGCCGGACAGTGGAGAACATGAG GATCATCAAATGGTTTGTCGTGAAGTTCAAGTATGTGTTCGGCCTTCGTTTCGAGATCAAGGGTCTCCAGAAGCTGGAGGTGGACCACCCCTGTGTCATCATTTCTAACCACCAGAGCATTCTGGACATGATGG GGCTGATGGAGGCCCTGCCCGAGCGCTGCGTGCAGATCGCCAAGCGGGAGCTGATCTTCTTGGGGCCCGTCGGTCTGATCATGTACCTCGGGGGCATCTTCTTCATCAACCGGCAGCACTCCAGGACCGCCATGACCGTGATGGCTGACGTGGGCGAGCGCATGGTCAGGGACAAT CTCAAAGTGTGGATCTACCCTGAGGGCACGAGGAACGACAACGGGGACCTGCTGCCCTTCAAGAAGGGCGCCTTCTACCTGGCGATCCAGACCCAG AGGCTCCAGCTCAGGCccctggaggtggtggtgggagaaGCAGCCG GTGCCTATCATCCCTGTAATATACTCCAGCTTCTCCTCCTTCTACAACCCCAAGACGAAGCTCTTCACCTCAG GAACCATCAAGGTGGAAGTGCTGGATGCCGTCCCCACCAGGGGCCTCACGGTGGCCGATGTCCCCAAGCTGATGGACACCTGCCACCAGGCCATGAGGACCACCTTCCTCCGTGTGTCCAAGACACCCCAGGAGAATGGGGCAACCGCAGGGCCTGGTTCCCAGCCAACCCAGTAGCtgaggcctgggctggggcaggaCCTGGGGACAGGACAGGCCGGGCCAGGGGCAGGGCCTGGCGGGAGACAGGAGAGAGGGATGTCTTCCCTGCCCTGGTTGCTCAAGATCACTGTGTCCCCTAG
- the AGPAT2 gene encoding 1-acyl-sn-glycerol-3-phosphate acyltransferase beta isoform X1: MELWPWLTAALLLLLLLVQLSRSARFYAKITLYCALCVSASTVAAVVCLLRHHGRTVENMRIIKWFVVKFKYVFGLRFEIKGLQKLEVDHPCVIISNHQSILDMMGLMEALPERCVQIAKRELIFLGPVGLIMYLGGIFFINRQHSRTAMTVMADVGERMVRDNLKVWIYPEGTRNDNGDLLPFKKGAFYLAIQTQRLQLRPLEVVVGEAAGAYHPCNILQLLLLLQPQDEALHLRYQPSTCVPTPHLCTTSSVAPSQSLGQPPRPLWGSSCFGEAAVGTIKVEVLDAVPTRGLTVADVPKLMDTCHQAMRTTFLRVSKTPQENGATAGPGSQPTQ; encoded by the exons ATGGAGCTCTGGCCGTGGCTGACCGcggcgctgctgctgctgctgctgctcgtgCAGCTGAGCCGCTCGGCCAGGTTCTACGCCAAGATCACCCTGTACTGCGCGCTCTGCGTCTCGGCCTCCACGGTGGCCGCGGTCGTCTGCCTGCTGCGCCACCACGGCCGGACAGTGGAGAACATGAG GATCATCAAATGGTTTGTCGTGAAGTTCAAGTATGTGTTCGGCCTTCGTTTCGAGATCAAGGGTCTCCAGAAGCTGGAGGTGGACCACCCCTGTGTCATCATTTCTAACCACCAGAGCATTCTGGACATGATGG GGCTGATGGAGGCCCTGCCCGAGCGCTGCGTGCAGATCGCCAAGCGGGAGCTGATCTTCTTGGGGCCCGTCGGTCTGATCATGTACCTCGGGGGCATCTTCTTCATCAACCGGCAGCACTCCAGGACCGCCATGACCGTGATGGCTGACGTGGGCGAGCGCATGGTCAGGGACAAT CTCAAAGTGTGGATCTACCCTGAGGGCACGAGGAACGACAACGGGGACCTGCTGCCCTTCAAGAAGGGCGCCTTCTACCTGGCGATCCAGACCCAG AGGCTCCAGCTCAGGCccctggaggtggtggtgggagaaGCAGCCG GTGCCTATCATCCCTGTAATATACTCCAGCTTCTCCTCCTTCTACAACCCCAAGACGAAGCTCTTCACCTCAGGTATCAGCCCTCCACCTGcgtgcccaccccccacctgtgCACAACCTCGAGCGTGGCTCCTTCTCAGTCCTTGGGACAGCCGCCCAGGCCCTTGTGGGGTAGTTCCTGTTTCGGGGAGGCTGCTGTAG GAACCATCAAGGTGGAAGTGCTGGATGCCGTCCCCACCAGGGGCCTCACGGTGGCCGATGTCCCCAAGCTGATGGACACCTGCCACCAGGCCATGAGGACCACCTTCCTCCGTGTGTCCAAGACACCCCAGGAGAATGGGGCAACCGCAGGGCCTGGTTCCCAGCCAACCCAGTAG
- the AGPAT2 gene encoding 1-acyl-sn-glycerol-3-phosphate acyltransferase beta isoform X4 has product MELWPWLTAALLLLLLLVQLSRSARFYAKITLYCALCVSASTVAAVVCLLRHHGRTVENMRIIKWFVVKFKYVFGLRFEIKGLQKLEVDHPCVIISNHQSILDMMGLMEALPERCVQIAKRELIFLGPVGLIMYLGGIFFINRQHSRTAMTVMADVGERMVRDNLKVWIYPEGTRNDNGDLLPFKKGAFYLAIQTQVPIIPVIYSSFSSFYNPKTKLFTSGISPPPACPPPTCAQPRAWLLLSPWDSRPGPCGVVPVSGRLL; this is encoded by the exons ATGGAGCTCTGGCCGTGGCTGACCGcggcgctgctgctgctgctgctgctcgtgCAGCTGAGCCGCTCGGCCAGGTTCTACGCCAAGATCACCCTGTACTGCGCGCTCTGCGTCTCGGCCTCCACGGTGGCCGCGGTCGTCTGCCTGCTGCGCCACCACGGCCGGACAGTGGAGAACATGAG GATCATCAAATGGTTTGTCGTGAAGTTCAAGTATGTGTTCGGCCTTCGTTTCGAGATCAAGGGTCTCCAGAAGCTGGAGGTGGACCACCCCTGTGTCATCATTTCTAACCACCAGAGCATTCTGGACATGATGG GGCTGATGGAGGCCCTGCCCGAGCGCTGCGTGCAGATCGCCAAGCGGGAGCTGATCTTCTTGGGGCCCGTCGGTCTGATCATGTACCTCGGGGGCATCTTCTTCATCAACCGGCAGCACTCCAGGACCGCCATGACCGTGATGGCTGACGTGGGCGAGCGCATGGTCAGGGACAAT CTCAAAGTGTGGATCTACCCTGAGGGCACGAGGAACGACAACGGGGACCTGCTGCCCTTCAAGAAGGGCGCCTTCTACCTGGCGATCCAGACCCAG GTGCCTATCATCCCTGTAATATACTCCAGCTTCTCCTCCTTCTACAACCCCAAGACGAAGCTCTTCACCTCAGGTATCAGCCCTCCACCTGcgtgcccaccccccacctgtgCACAACCTCGAGCGTGGCTCCTTCTCAGTCCTTGGGACAGCCGCCCAGGCCCTTGTGGGGTAGTTCCTGTTTCGGGGAGGCTGCTGTAG
- the AGPAT2 gene encoding 1-acyl-sn-glycerol-3-phosphate acyltransferase beta isoform X3 translates to MELWPWLTAALLLLLLLVQLSRSARFYAKITLYCALCVSASTVAAVVCLLRHHGRTVENMRIIKWFVVKFKYVFGLRFEIKGLQKLEVDHPCVIISNHQSILDMMGLMEALPERCVQIAKRELIFLGPVGLIMYLGGIFFINRQHSRTAMTVMADVGERMVRDNLKVWIYPEGTRNDNGDLLPFKKGAFYLAIQTQVPIIPVIYSSFSSFYNPKTKLFTSGTIKVEVLDAVPTRGLTVADVPKLMDTCHQAMRTTFLRVSKTPQENGATAGPGSQPTQ, encoded by the exons ATGGAGCTCTGGCCGTGGCTGACCGcggcgctgctgctgctgctgctgctcgtgCAGCTGAGCCGCTCGGCCAGGTTCTACGCCAAGATCACCCTGTACTGCGCGCTCTGCGTCTCGGCCTCCACGGTGGCCGCGGTCGTCTGCCTGCTGCGCCACCACGGCCGGACAGTGGAGAACATGAG GATCATCAAATGGTTTGTCGTGAAGTTCAAGTATGTGTTCGGCCTTCGTTTCGAGATCAAGGGTCTCCAGAAGCTGGAGGTGGACCACCCCTGTGTCATCATTTCTAACCACCAGAGCATTCTGGACATGATGG GGCTGATGGAGGCCCTGCCCGAGCGCTGCGTGCAGATCGCCAAGCGGGAGCTGATCTTCTTGGGGCCCGTCGGTCTGATCATGTACCTCGGGGGCATCTTCTTCATCAACCGGCAGCACTCCAGGACCGCCATGACCGTGATGGCTGACGTGGGCGAGCGCATGGTCAGGGACAAT CTCAAAGTGTGGATCTACCCTGAGGGCACGAGGAACGACAACGGGGACCTGCTGCCCTTCAAGAAGGGCGCCTTCTACCTGGCGATCCAGACCCAG GTGCCTATCATCCCTGTAATATACTCCAGCTTCTCCTCCTTCTACAACCCCAAGACGAAGCTCTTCACCTCAG GAACCATCAAGGTGGAAGTGCTGGATGCCGTCCCCACCAGGGGCCTCACGGTGGCCGATGTCCCCAAGCTGATGGACACCTGCCACCAGGCCATGAGGACCACCTTCCTCCGTGTGTCCAAGACACCCCAGGAGAATGGGGCAACCGCAGGGCCTGGTTCCCAGCCAACCCAGTAG